The DNA window agcagggagagggagagggaggggcagGAGGCTCTGTGCCTTCGGAACAGCGGGAAGAgagcagggagagggaggggcagGAGGATCTGCCGGGAGCAGGGCGGAGCCACACGCCCACTCCGAGAGGGAAGAGCAGGGCACAGGCCGAAGGACCCCGCCCTCTTCCGGCCGGGACAGCGGGAACACGGGGACGAAGACGAGGAACGGGCCGGTGCCCCGCTACGCCTCCCCCCTCTCCGGGCGCCCCCTCTTCCCCCCGGAGCGCAGGCCGGACGAGATCCAGCTGATCTGGGTGTCCCTCTTCTTCCCGAACCGCAGGCCGAAGGAGTTCACGTTGTAGGGCTCTCCCGCCTGCCTGCGGGAGTCTCCTTCCAGACGGGAGGCAAGGAGACCCGGAGCGTCCAccgggagaggaggaggagcgctgtctgtgtgtgagagagagagaggggttcatactcacactgactggacactccagtacattaacactgcactgagagagaggggggttcatacagacacactgactggacactccagtacattaacactgcactgagagagagaggggttcatacagacacactgactggacactccagtacattaacactgcactgagagagaggggggttcatacagacacactgactggacactccagtacattaacactgcactgagagagagagaggggttcatacagacacactgactggacactccagtacagtaacactatactgagagagagaggggggttaatacagacacagtgactggacactccagtacattaacactgcactgagagagagaggggttcatacagacacactgactggacactccagtacattaacactgcactgagagagagaggggttcatacagacacactgactggacactccagtacattaacactgcactgagagagagaggggggttcatacagacacactgactggacactccagtacattaacactgcactgagagagagaggggttaatacagacacactgactggacactccagtacatgaacactgcactgagagagaggggggttaatacagacacactgactggacactccagtacatgaacactgcactgagagagaggggggttaatacagacacactgactggacactccagtacattaacactgcactgagagagagaggggttcatacacacacactgactggacactccagtacattaacactgcactgagagagagaggggttcatacagacacactgactggacactccagtacattaacactgcactgagagagagaggggttcatacagacacactgactggacactccagtacatgaacactgcactgagagagagaggggttaatacagacacactgactggacactccggtacattaacactgcactgagagagagaggggttcatacagacacactgactggacactccagtacatgaacactgcactgagagagagaggggttcatacagacacactgactggacactccagtacattaacactgcactgagagagagaggggttaatacacacacactgactggacactccagtacattaacactgcactgagagagagaggggttcatacagacacacttacCCACATTCCTGTATCGTAGTGTTCTGAGTGGCAGTGGGAGAAACTGGGAGGGGTCTGCCGACTGGACGCCCAAGCACACAGCAGCCACAAGCAGAGAAATTGCTGGGAGCCGCATTTGGCCTGAGAGAGACGacagcaggacagacagagaccgGACTTGTATTAGATACTGTGTGTCTCCCGGAGGTCAGGCACTGTAAATCCTGGAGTGGATCTGAGTGCTGTGAAGTGGGAGTCTTGGACTTTTCACAGTGCGTTGTTGAGACTGCATATACCCTACAACTTCACATACACTCAGTTCCTTTAGAGAAATGCGTATCGTTTCTACTGCGAGTCTCTCGTCTAGCTGTTTTCCATGTTTGCATTGAGACGCGAAATCGTCAAGAGaagtaaatatttttaggaggtagGATCTCGCCCTTCATATTCCTTCATATTCCTTCATGTACCTTCACATTTCAAAATCATTGCCGTCCAATGTTGTTTAGAAAAGTCTGAAACACAGTCCCCCCCGTACAGGATGCTCATAACAGTCAGTTTCTGCAGCACTGAACACAATACAACAAGCGCCCCACATTTCAAGTGAAAAACACCTGCGTTCATATTGTCCGAATACGATGACCAGGAATGACACAAGAGCAAGGAAGGACAGATCGGGGCTGAGGACAGGGTCATGAGgtgacagagaggaggagacgGAGAGAGCTCTGCAGGACACTCACCTGAGAGGGAGGGAATGAGGAGTCTACGAAGGACTGTCTTCCCACGGCTGTGTCTCTGACTCTCTttatctctgtctctgtctctgtctctgaaTGTGTCTCTGAC is part of the Lepisosteus oculatus isolate fLepOcu1 chromosome 7, fLepOcu1.hap2, whole genome shotgun sequence genome and encodes:
- the LOC107076132 gene encoding uncharacterized protein, translated to MRLPAISLLVAAVCLGVQSADPSQFLPLPLRTLRYRNVDSAPPPLPVDAPGLLASRLEGDSRRQAGEPYNVNSFGLRFGKKRDTQISWISSGLRSGGKRGRPERGEA